The Amycolatopsis sp. DG1A-15b genome contains the following window.
ACGACCAGTTGCCGCCCGGCGTGATCAGCTCGCAGGCGTTGAGCTTGTCGGCGTGGTCCCACACCCCGGGCACGCCGAAGTTGGTCACCTGCCGCGTCGCCTGTCCGGCGCCACGCACCTCGACCGGGACGTTCTCCGCGGGACCATACGCAGGTGAGAGACGGCGGGTGCAGCGCGCCATCGGCAGCGCGACCTCGAGACCGTCTTTTGTCGACAACTCGACTTCGGCCTCCCGGGGTACGTACGCGAAGTCCGTCACCCGGGTGAAGGCCGAAGACCGCCCGGCCAGCTCGAAGGCCTCGCCGTCCACCCGGACGGTCGCGGAACCGGAAAGCGGCAGCACGAAGGCCTCGAACTCGCCGGTGTGCAGGATCCGCACTTCGCCGGGGGCCAGCGAGAGCACCCGCAGCCCGGAGTACCGCCACCCCGCGGTGTCCGGGGTCAGCCGGACCGGGTCGGCGTCGTCGGAGAGTGTCCCGAGTGGACGGTGCAGCTTGCTCACTTCGCGGCCTCCAGTGTCTTTGCGGCGGCTTCGGCAGCAGCCCTGGCGTTTCCGCCGAGCTGGGTACGGCCCACGACGAGGCCCTTGACGGCCCCGTGCCGCAGCAGGACGGCGGCCGAGCCGGTGGGTGGCACCGTCGACATCGCGACCAGCAGCCGCTCCGGCAGCGTTCGCCGACCGAGGGGGGCGTCGGCGGCGACCAGGAACAGGGTGCCGTTGTCGGACAACAGCCGGGGACGCCGTTTGCGGGTCGCGTACGCCTGGCGGATCGCTCCCGGGTTCGTGGCGCGGGTGTGCTCCGTCCAGCGCTCGTCGGAGAGCATCACAGCAGCTCCTCGATCTCCCCGGCGGTCGGCATGGCGTCGGCGCAGGCCAGCCGGGACGCGACGAGCGCGCCCGCCGCGTTCGCGTACTCCGCGATCCGCACCGGGTCCCAGCCCGACAGGAGCCCGTGGATCAGCGCCCCGCCGAAGCCATCGCCCGCGCCGAGCCCGCAGACGACCTCGACCCGCTGCGGCGACACGGTCCAGCGGCCGTCCGGAGTCGCCACGAGGACCCCTTCGGCGCCCTTCTTGATCACCGCCAGGCGCAGCCCCCGGTCCAGCATCCGGTCCGCGGCGGCGTCCGGGTCCGCGGTGCCGACGGCGACCTCCACCTCTGCGCGGTTCCCGACCGCGACCGTGACGTGGTCGAGCATCCCGCCGATCTCGGTTCGCGCGCCGGCGACGTCAGGCCAGAACATCGGCCGGTAGTCCAGGTCCAGGACGGTGTGTTGCCGGCGGCCCCGGGCTTCGAGGATCTTCCGCTGGGTCGCCCGCGCCGGTTCCGCGGAGACGCCGGTGCCGGTCACCCACAGCAGCGGCACCGACTCGACGACGTCCCACGGCACGTCGTCGTCGGTGAGCGTGAGGTCGGGCGCGATGGGGGAGCGGTAGAACAGCAGCGGCGGGTCCGCGGGCGGGTTCAGCTCGCAGAACACCACCGGAGTCTGGAGGTGTGGCGACGTACCGACGTGCGCCGAAGACACGCCGAAGCCTTCCAGTGCCTGCCGGACGTAGTCGCCGAAGCCGTCCGGGCCGACCTTGGTGAGCACCGCCGTGCGCCGGCCGAGCCGCGCGGCGGCGACCGCGACGTTGGTCGCGGTCCCGCCGAGCGACTTGGCGAACGTGCTGACCTCGGCCAGGGGCACGCCGCTCTGCTCGGGGTAGAGGTCGACGCCCACCCGGCCGATCGTCAGCGCTTCGAGACTCACGCCTTCTCCACCTGCCGCAGCTCGTGTTCGAGGGCTTCCAGCTCGGCTCCGCCCGCCATCTGCCGGGTGAGCTCGCCGATGTCGATCTCGGACTTCTCGTAGTGCCCGAGCGCGGCACCGCGCTTGAGCAGCAGGAACCGGTCGGCGACGGGGTAGGCGTGGTGCGGGTTGTGCGTGATCAGCACGACGCCGAGCCCGCGGTCACGGGCCTGGGCGACGTACTTCAGCACGACTCCGGCCTGCTTGACGCCCAACGCGGCCGTCGGCTCGTCCAGGATCAGCACCTTCGCACCGAAGTACACCGCCCGCGCAATCGCGACGCACTGGCGCTCACCGCCCGAGAGCGTCCCCACCGGCTGCTCGACGTCCCGCAGGTCGATGCCCATGTCGGACAACGCCTTCTTCGTCGTCTCGCGGCCTTTCTTCCGGTCCAGCATCTTGAACGGGCCGAACCCGGTCGTCGGCTCGGAGCCGAGGAAGAAGTTCCGCCAGACGCTCATCAGCGGCACCACGGCGAGGTCCTGGTAGACGGTCGCGATGCCGCGATCGAGGGCCTCTCGCGGCGACGAGAACCGCACGGGCGCGCCCTCGACGAGGAATTCGCCCCGGTCGTGCTGGTGCACCCCGGCCAGGATCTTGATCAGCGTCGACTTCCCCGCGCCGTTGTCGCCGAGCACGCAGGTCACCTCGCCCGCGTTGACCACAGTGGACACATCGCGCAGCGCGATCACGCTGCCGTAGGTCTTCCCGATGTCCTTCACTTCCAGCAAGCTCATCGGCGTACCCTCTCCGCGCGGCGCCGGAAGGCGTTGTTGACCAGGACCGCGGCCAGCAGCATGACGCCGAGGAAGAGCATGAACCAGTCGCTGTTCCACTGCGCGAACACGATGCCCTGGCGCGCCATGCCGAAGATCAGCGCGCCGATCGCCGCGCCCACCGCCGAGCCGAACCCGCCGGTG
Protein-coding sequences here:
- the iolB gene encoding 5-deoxy-glucuronate isomerase, yielding MSKLHRPLGTLSDDADPVRLTPDTAGWRYSGLRVLSLAPGEVRILHTGEFEAFVLPLSGSATVRVDGEAFELAGRSSAFTRVTDFAYVPREAEVELSTKDGLEVALPMARCTRRLSPAYGPAENVPVEVRGAGQATRQVTNFGVPGVWDHADKLNACELITPGGNWSSYPPHKHDEATECEVVNEEIYYFRIAGRDGVTPSREGFGLHRTYTADGELDEDVAVRDHDVFLIPRGYHGPCVAAPGYPMYYLNVLAGPAEERSMAFCDDPAHGWVRDTWAAQDLDPRCPVTSHEGRVQ
- the iolC gene encoding 5-dehydro-2-deoxygluconokinase, encoding MSLEALTIGRVGVDLYPEQSGVPLAEVSTFAKSLGGTATNVAVAAARLGRRTAVLTKVGPDGFGDYVRQALEGFGVSSAHVGTSPHLQTPVVFCELNPPADPPLLFYRSPIAPDLTLTDDDVPWDVVESVPLLWVTGTGVSAEPARATQRKILEARGRRQHTVLDLDYRPMFWPDVAGARTEIGGMLDHVTVAVGNRAEVEVAVGTADPDAAADRMLDRGLRLAVIKKGAEGVLVATPDGRWTVSPQRVEVVCGLGAGDGFGGALIHGLLSGWDPVRIAEYANAAGALVASRLACADAMPTAGEIEELL
- a CDS encoding ATP-binding cassette domain-containing protein, translated to MSLLEVKDIGKTYGSVIALRDVSTVVNAGEVTCVLGDNGAGKSTLIKILAGVHQHDRGEFLVEGAPVRFSSPREALDRGIATVYQDLAVVPLMSVWRNFFLGSEPTTGFGPFKMLDRKKGRETTKKALSDMGIDLRDVEQPVGTLSGGERQCVAIARAVYFGAKVLILDEPTAALGVKQAGVVLKYVAQARDRGLGVVLITHNPHHAYPVADRFLLLKRGAALGHYEKSEIDIGELTRQMAGGAELEALEHELRQVEKA